The following proteins are co-located in the Sporolactobacillus pectinivorans genome:
- the purN gene encoding phosphoribosylglycinamide formyltransferase — protein sequence MKHKIAVFASGNGTNFQEIIESVARGEIAATVALMVCDQPGAAVIERAEKAGIDVLVVSRKDYPTKHAFEETIVEACKQHNIDFIFLAGYMKLLGKTLLEAYPHKVVNIHPALLPSFTGLDAIGQAFRKGVKITGVTVHYVDEGMDTGPIIAQAAVPVKDGDTIDTLEARIHETEHKLYPQTIAKLLAE from the coding sequence ATGAAGCATAAGATAGCCGTTTTTGCATCCGGAAACGGAACGAATTTCCAGGAGATTATTGAATCAGTCGCCCGCGGTGAAATTGCGGCGACTGTCGCGCTGATGGTCTGTGACCAGCCGGGTGCAGCTGTGATTGAACGCGCGGAAAAGGCCGGTATCGATGTGCTGGTTGTTTCCCGCAAGGATTATCCAACAAAACACGCATTTGAAGAAACAATTGTTGAAGCTTGCAAGCAGCATAATATAGATTTCATTTTTCTCGCCGGCTATATGAAACTGCTCGGTAAAACGCTGCTTGAAGCTTATCCGCATAAAGTCGTCAATATCCACCCGGCGCTGCTCCCCTCTTTTACCGGACTGGACGCCATCGGTCAGGCATTCCGCAAGGGAGTCAAGATTACCGGGGTGACGGTGCACTACGTGGATGAGGGCATGGATACCGGCCCGATTATCGCCCAGGCCGCGGTGCCGGTTAAAGACGGCGATACGATAGACACGCTGGAAGCGCGTATTCACGAAACCGAACACAAACTTTATCCTCAAACGATCGCGAAACTGCTCGCAGAATAA
- the purM gene encoding phosphoribosylformylglycinamidine cyclo-ligase, with translation MADAYKKAGVNVEAGYETVDRIKKHVQRTFRPEVIGGLGGFGGAIDLSKMNIKEPVLVSGTDGVGTKLMVAFATGRHDTVGIDAVAMCVNDIITQGAEPLYFLDYMACGALKPEKAEAIVKGIADGCARAGCALVGGETAEMPGMYQGEDYDIAGFAVGVVEKSKRITGNQIRTGDKLIGLASNGIHSNGFSLVRKLVAGAGLDFGDAYAPEPRLTVGEELLKPTRIYVKPVLELMKSVEVRGLSHITGGGFYENVPRMFPEGLGAEIDTASWPLPDVFGWLKQLGDLETDDMFHTFNMGIGMVLAVAPEDERPAMDKLKTFGETPFVIGRVIEKQGLTLVNDDEA, from the coding sequence ATGGCCGATGCATATAAAAAAGCCGGCGTGAATGTTGAAGCCGGTTATGAGACAGTTGATCGTATTAAAAAGCATGTCCAGCGCACATTCCGGCCTGAAGTCATTGGCGGGCTGGGTGGCTTTGGCGGAGCGATTGATCTGTCGAAAATGAATATAAAAGAACCAGTACTGGTTTCCGGGACTGACGGGGTCGGGACCAAGCTGATGGTTGCTTTTGCGACGGGCCGCCATGATACGGTAGGTATAGACGCGGTAGCGATGTGTGTCAATGACATTATCACTCAGGGCGCGGAACCGCTCTATTTTCTCGATTACATGGCCTGCGGCGCGCTTAAACCCGAAAAGGCCGAAGCGATCGTCAAAGGGATCGCCGATGGCTGTGCCCGGGCCGGCTGTGCCCTGGTCGGCGGGGAGACGGCGGAGATGCCTGGCATGTATCAGGGAGAGGATTACGATATTGCCGGCTTTGCAGTCGGTGTTGTTGAAAAATCTAAAAGAATTACCGGTAATCAAATCCGGACGGGCGACAAACTGATCGGTCTGGCCTCAAACGGGATTCACAGCAACGGATTCTCGCTTGTTCGCAAACTTGTTGCCGGTGCCGGACTTGATTTTGGCGATGCTTACGCCCCTGAGCCCCGGCTTACGGTCGGAGAAGAACTGCTCAAGCCGACGCGCATCTACGTCAAACCGGTGCTTGAACTGATGAAGTCGGTTGAAGTCCGGGGACTTTCCCACATCACCGGCGGCGGTTTCTATGAAAATGTGCCGCGGATGTTTCCGGAAGGGCTGGGTGCCGAGATCGACACAGCTTCGTGGCCGCTGCCGGACGTGTTCGGCTGGCTGAAGCAGCTTGGTGACCTGGAGACTGACGATATGTTCCATACATTTAATATGGGCATCGGCATGGTACTCGCCGTAGCGCCTGAGGATGAGCGCCCGGCTATGGATAAGCTGAAAACATTCGGTGAAACACCTTTTGTGATCGGCCGTGTGATTGAAAAACAAGGATTGACGCTGGTGAATGATGATGAAGCATAA
- the purF gene encoding amidophosphoribosyltransferase, producing MHYVGKELNEECAVFGIWGHDHAAQLTYYGLHSMQHRGQEGAGIAVTDGKNIYDHKGLGLVNDVFDHEKLEYLNNKGFAAIGHVRYSTQGGNSYANVQPLVFRSQKDSLSIAHNGNLVNAHKLKGELEERGSIFQTTSDTEVIAHLIKRDYADSFIESLKHALSVIKGAYALTMLTEHQLIAALDPNGLRPLSIGKLGNAWVVASETCAFDLIGATFVRDVNPGEIVIIDNEGIHSEFFTNHAEPAICSMEYIYFSRPDSNIQGINVHAARKNLGRMLAQEAPVEADVVTGVPDSSISAAIGYAEATGIPYELGMIKNRYVGRTFIQPSQELREQGVKMKLSPVRAIIEGKRVVLVDDSIVRGTTSRRIVNMMREAGATEVHLRISSPPITHPCFYGIDTSTSSELIASKHSVEEIRKEIGADSLVYLSVDGLMQAIGRDPALKNCGQCLACFTGKYPTEIYPDTVLPHEKELLV from the coding sequence ATGCATTATGTCGGCAAAGAATTAAATGAAGAATGTGCAGTATTCGGCATCTGGGGACATGATCATGCGGCGCAGCTGACGTACTACGGGCTTCACAGCATGCAGCATCGCGGCCAGGAAGGTGCAGGAATTGCAGTAACTGATGGAAAAAATATTTATGACCACAAAGGCCTTGGCCTTGTGAATGACGTTTTTGACCATGAAAAACTCGAATATCTAAACAATAAAGGTTTTGCAGCAATCGGGCATGTCCGCTATTCAACACAGGGCGGTAATAGCTATGCCAATGTCCAGCCGCTGGTTTTCCGTTCGCAGAAGGATTCGCTGTCCATTGCTCATAATGGCAACCTCGTGAATGCCCATAAGCTGAAGGGGGAACTGGAAGAACGCGGAAGTATTTTTCAGACGACTTCGGACACCGAAGTCATTGCTCACCTAATTAAACGCGATTATGCCGACAGTTTTATTGAAAGCCTGAAGCACGCCCTGTCGGTGATCAAGGGCGCCTACGCACTGACGATGCTGACAGAACACCAACTGATCGCTGCACTCGATCCAAATGGTCTGCGTCCGCTGTCTATTGGCAAATTGGGCAATGCCTGGGTTGTCGCTTCGGAAACCTGCGCGTTCGATCTGATCGGGGCTACTTTTGTACGTGATGTTAATCCCGGTGAGATCGTGATCATTGATAATGAAGGGATACACTCGGAATTTTTCACGAATCATGCCGAACCGGCTATCTGCAGCATGGAATATATTTATTTCTCACGCCCGGACAGTAACATTCAGGGCATTAACGTGCATGCGGCGCGTAAAAACCTTGGCCGGATGCTGGCTCAGGAAGCACCGGTCGAAGCGGATGTCGTCACCGGAGTGCCGGATTCAAGTATTTCCGCTGCAATCGGTTATGCCGAAGCGACAGGTATTCCGTATGAGCTGGGTATGATCAAGAATCGTTATGTCGGTCGTACCTTTATCCAGCCTTCGCAGGAACTGCGAGAGCAGGGTGTAAAAATGAAACTTTCCCCCGTGAGGGCGATTATTGAGGGCAAACGGGTGGTTTTGGTTGATGATTCAATTGTCCGCGGAACGACGAGCCGGCGGATTGTCAACATGATGCGGGAAGCGGGAGCAACCGAAGTTCACTTGCGGATCAGCTCGCCGCCGATTACCCATCCTTGCTTTTACGGAATTGATACGTCAACCTCTTCCGAACTGATCGCTTCGAAACACTCGGTTGAGGAAATCCGTAAAGAAATCGGCGCCGACTCGCTGGTTTACCTGAGTGTTGATGGTCTGATGCAGGCGATCGGCAGAGATCCCGCACTGAAAAACTGCGGCCAGTGCCTGGCATGTTTCACGGGCAAGTATCCGACCGAGATCTATCCGGACACCGTTCTGCCGCATGAAAAAGAGCTGCTTGTCTGA
- the purL gene encoding phosphoribosylformylglycinamidine synthase subunit PurL, which produces MPLTHLEPSPEQIEQEKIYRTMGLMEDEYKEVKRLLGRKPNYTETGLFAVMWSEHCSYKTSKPLLKQFPTSGKRVLQGPGEGAGIIDIGDEQAVVFKIESHNHPSAIEPYQGAATGVGGIIRDVFSMGARPVAMLDSLRFGDLNNPRVRYLFEEVVSGIAGYGNCIGIPTVGGELQFDNCYNGNPLVNAMCVGIMNHEDIQVGQARGIGNTVMYVGASTGRDGINGATFASEEISEKSDEKRSAVQVGDPFMEKLLVEACLELTKHEALVGIQDMGAAGLVSSASEMAAKAGVGIHMNLDLIPQRETNMTPYEMMLSESQERMLIVIKKGNEEEIKAIFARWGLHAVAVGEVIEEEVLRLEHKGQIVAEVPSDALASAPVRHMPSEVPAKYKANQSAPVWIPEIEDYAVMIKKLLVQPTLASKEWVTRQYDYMVQTNTVVAPGSDAAVIRVRGTKKGLAMTTDCNAKYLALDPLVGGKIAVAEAARNIVCSGAEPLGITDCLNFGTPENPEVFWEMEESVKGMAEACKVLETPVISGNVSLYNETARVAIDPTPVVGMVGLVEDLDHVATASFKNEGDAVYVVGKAAAEFGGSALQIMLDGKASGKPPVLDLELEKKRQAQILAAITSGIVSSAHDISEGGLAAALVDSVFGTSLGADLHFTTDPAVELFSETQSRYLISVPEASMKTFESAVDGAVLVGRVTRSEKINLEFTSVTVTLNRLELEKEWRGVLSCIMSAKN; this is translated from the coding sequence ATGCCGCTTACACATCTTGAACCGTCACCAGAACAGATTGAACAGGAAAAAATCTATCGGACCATGGGCCTGATGGAGGATGAATACAAGGAAGTCAAAAGGCTGCTCGGACGCAAGCCAAACTATACTGAAACCGGCCTGTTCGCTGTTATGTGGTCGGAGCACTGCAGCTATAAAACATCGAAACCTTTGCTCAAACAGTTCCCTACAAGCGGAAAGCGCGTGCTTCAGGGACCAGGTGAGGGTGCGGGAATTATTGACATCGGCGATGAGCAGGCTGTTGTTTTCAAGATCGAAAGCCATAATCACCCGTCTGCGATTGAGCCTTACCAGGGTGCGGCAACCGGTGTCGGCGGAATTATCCGCGATGTTTTCTCGATGGGCGCGCGGCCGGTCGCCATGCTGGATTCGCTCCGTTTCGGCGATCTGAATAATCCGCGCGTGCGTTACCTGTTCGAGGAAGTTGTCAGCGGCATCGCTGGCTATGGAAACTGCATCGGCATCCCGACAGTCGGCGGGGAGCTGCAGTTTGACAACTGTTACAATGGCAATCCGCTCGTCAACGCGATGTGCGTCGGCATCATGAATCATGAAGATATTCAAGTAGGGCAGGCACGCGGCATCGGCAACACGGTGATGTACGTTGGTGCAAGTACAGGCCGCGATGGCATCAACGGGGCGACATTCGCATCAGAGGAAATTTCGGAGAAATCCGATGAAAAGCGTTCAGCAGTCCAGGTTGGCGACCCGTTTATGGAAAAACTGCTTGTCGAAGCCTGCCTCGAACTGACAAAGCATGAGGCGCTAGTCGGTATCCAGGACATGGGTGCCGCAGGGCTTGTTTCCTCGGCCAGTGAAATGGCTGCCAAGGCAGGTGTCGGTATCCATATGAATCTGGATCTGATTCCGCAGCGCGAGACAAATATGACACCTTATGAAATGATGCTTTCAGAATCGCAGGAACGAATGCTGATTGTGATCAAGAAGGGCAACGAGGAAGAAATCAAAGCGATTTTCGCCCGCTGGGGCCTTCATGCTGTTGCGGTTGGTGAAGTTATCGAAGAAGAAGTGCTGCGCCTGGAACACAAAGGCCAGATCGTGGCCGAAGTGCCGTCCGACGCACTGGCTTCCGCACCGGTTCGCCATATGCCATCGGAAGTGCCGGCAAAATACAAGGCGAATCAGTCGGCGCCCGTATGGATTCCTGAGATTGAAGATTATGCGGTCATGATTAAAAAACTGCTCGTTCAGCCAACGCTGGCGTCTAAAGAGTGGGTCACCCGCCAGTATGACTACATGGTGCAGACGAACACAGTCGTCGCGCCAGGTTCCGACGCGGCGGTGATCCGCGTTCGCGGTACGAAGAAGGGCCTTGCGATGACAACGGACTGCAACGCTAAATATCTGGCGCTCGATCCCCTTGTTGGAGGGAAAATCGCGGTGGCAGAGGCGGCGCGCAATATCGTCTGCTCGGGCGCTGAACCGCTTGGCATAACCGACTGCCTGAACTTCGGTACTCCGGAAAACCCGGAAGTCTTCTGGGAAATGGAAGAATCGGTCAAAGGGATGGCTGAAGCGTGCAAAGTATTGGAAACACCGGTCATAAGCGGCAATGTTTCCCTTTATAACGAAACTGCGCGTGTTGCGATCGATCCGACACCGGTTGTCGGAATGGTCGGCCTGGTTGAAGATCTGGATCATGTGGCAACCGCATCCTTTAAAAATGAAGGCGACGCAGTTTACGTGGTTGGAAAAGCTGCGGCGGAGTTCGGCGGCAGCGCTCTTCAGATCATGCTTGATGGCAAAGCAAGTGGAAAACCGCCGGTGCTTGATCTGGAGCTGGAGAAGAAACGTCAGGCTCAGATCCTTGCGGCGATTACGTCCGGTATTGTTTCTTCTGCTCACGACATTTCTGAAGGCGGGCTGGCGGCAGCACTCGTCGATTCGGTCTTTGGCACGTCACTGGGTGCGGATCTGCATTTCACAACGGATCCTGCGGTTGAGCTTTTCTCTGAAACTCAGTCACGATATCTTATCTCCGTTCCTGAAGCATCGATGAAAACATTTGAATCCGCTGTAGATGGTGCTGTACTTGTCGGCAGAGTGACCCGCAGCGAAAAAATAAATCTTGAATTTACGTCTGTTACTGTCACTTTGAATCGGCTGGAACTCGAAAAAGAGTGGAGAGGAGTCCTGTCATGCATTATGTCGGCAAAGAATTAA
- the purQ gene encoding phosphoribosylformylglycinamidine synthase subunit PurQ: MKTAVIVFPGSNCDQDMYYAIKDGLGEEVDYVWHAETSLDGFDAVMIPGGFSYGDYLRSGAIARFAGIMPAVIEAAKAGKPVLGVCNGFQILLEAGLLPGAMLKNKHLKFICETVNLKAENSETLFTSLYKKDEIIHIPIAHGEGNYYCDDQTLQELKDNHQIVFTYDGENPNGSRANIAGIINKAGNVLGMMPHPERAADALLGSDDGLRLFQSILNHWRESAHAAYTS, from the coding sequence GTGAAAACCGCGGTCATTGTTTTTCCAGGATCGAACTGTGATCAGGACATGTACTACGCGATTAAAGACGGGCTCGGCGAAGAAGTGGACTATGTCTGGCATGCGGAAACATCGCTGGATGGCTTTGATGCCGTCATGATCCCGGGCGGCTTTTCCTACGGCGACTATCTGCGGTCGGGCGCGATCGCACGGTTTGCCGGAATCATGCCTGCCGTCATTGAGGCTGCCAAAGCCGGCAAACCGGTGCTTGGCGTCTGCAACGGTTTCCAGATCCTGCTTGAAGCCGGCCTGCTTCCCGGCGCGATGCTGAAAAACAAGCACCTCAAGTTTATCTGTGAAACCGTGAATCTCAAAGCAGAAAATAGCGAAACACTTTTTACTTCTTTATATAAAAAAGATGAAATTATCCACATCCCGATTGCGCACGGCGAGGGCAACTATTACTGCGATGATCAAACATTGCAGGAATTGAAGGACAACCACCAGATTGTCTTCACTTATGACGGTGAAAATCCGAATGGATCGCGTGCGAACATTGCAGGGATCATCAACAAAGCCGGCAATGTGCTTGGGATGATGCCTCATCCTGAACGCGCGGCGGACGCTCTGCTCGGAAGCGATGACGGGCTGCGCCTGTTTCAGTCAATCTTGAACCACTGGAGGGAATCTGCTCATGCCGCTTACACATCTTGA
- the purS gene encoding phosphoribosylformylglycinamidine synthase subunit PurS, which yields MKKVKVFITLKESVLDPQGQAVMQSLHNMDYRNVRDVRIGKYIELEMEDSADVAEQVDAICDKLLANTVIENYRYEIEEEHL from the coding sequence ATGAAAAAGGTGAAGGTGTTCATTACATTAAAAGAAAGCGTACTTGATCCCCAGGGACAGGCGGTCATGCAGTCGCTGCATAACATGGATTATCGGAACGTGAGAGATGTTCGCATCGGAAAGTATATTGAACTTGAGATGGAAGACTCGGCGGACGTGGCGGAGCAGGTCGACGCAATCTGTGACAAACTGCTGGCCAACACAGTGATTGAAAACTATCGCTATGAAATCGAGGAGGAACACTTGTGA
- the purC gene encoding phosphoribosylaminoimidazolesuccinocarboxamide synthase, whose protein sequence is MSELLYEGKAKKMFSTDDPNVLRVEYKNDATAFNGKKKAVFPGKGKLNNAICTKIFHVLQENNLPTHFIDKISETEQLVKAVSIIPIEVVIRNIVAGSLAKRFGLDEGISLGKTIIEFYYKSDELGDPMINDDHALALKIANEEDLVGIRRQALKVNEVLQNLFSEAGILLVDFKLEFGKLKSNGDLVLADEISPDSCRLWDKETHEKLDKDVFRRNIADLPETYEKLLSRLEAVK, encoded by the coding sequence ATGAGCGAGTTACTGTATGAAGGCAAAGCCAAAAAAATGTTTTCAACGGACGATCCCAATGTCCTGCGTGTGGAATACAAAAATGACGCGACCGCTTTTAACGGCAAAAAGAAAGCCGTTTTCCCGGGCAAGGGTAAACTTAACAACGCCATCTGTACAAAAATTTTTCATGTCCTTCAGGAAAACAATCTGCCGACGCATTTCATTGATAAAATTTCTGAAACGGAGCAGCTGGTCAAAGCGGTATCGATTATTCCGATCGAAGTGGTGATCCGCAACATCGTTGCCGGCAGTCTGGCCAAACGCTTTGGTCTTGACGAAGGCATTTCACTCGGAAAAACGATTATCGAATTTTATTACAAAAGCGATGAACTGGGTGATCCAATGATCAATGACGATCACGCGCTGGCTCTGAAAATTGCCAATGAAGAGGATCTGGTTGGCATTCGCCGCCAGGCACTCAAGGTCAATGAAGTGCTTCAGAATCTTTTCTCGGAAGCGGGCATTCTGCTTGTCGATTTCAAACTGGAATTCGGCAAACTGAAATCAAACGGTGATCTGGTGCTTGCCGATGAGATTTCTCCGGATAGTTGCCGCCTCTGGGATAAGGAGACGCATGAGAAGCTGGACAAAGATGTGTTCCGCCGCAATATTGCCGATCTGCCGGAGACTTATGAAAAATTGCTGAGCCGACTGGAGGCTGTCAAATGA